In one window of Mesorhizobium sp. DNA:
- a CDS encoding YdaS family helix-turn-helix protein has protein sequence MEKLLEYLNAERGRRLALSAALNCSPSAISMWKQVPAERVGEVSRATGIPPHDLRPDIFSSTPITTGDAA, from the coding sequence CTCCTCGAATATCTCAACGCTGAACGTGGGCGTCGGCTCGCATTGTCAGCCGCCCTCAACTGTTCGCCGTCTGCCATCTCTATGTGGAAGCAGGTTCCGGCAGAGCGTGTAGGAGAAGTCTCGCGGGCGACCGGCATTCCGCCTCACGATCTGAGGCCCGACATTTTTTCATCGACGCCCATCACGACGGGAGACGCGGCATGA